One part of the Prochlorococcus marinus str. MIT 9313 genome encodes these proteins:
- the menD gene encoding 2-succinyl-5-enolpyruvyl-6-hydroxy-3-cyclohexene-1-carboxylic-acid synthase, with translation MAKAQALSLAHNNLLVCLSLLEAFHALGLRHLVLCPGSRSGPLALAAGGMARTNRLRLSTAIDERSAAFLALGFSTATGTAAAVVTTSGTAVANLLPAAVEADRSCQPLLLLTADRPYRLKDCGANQTVNQETFLSPACRWIGQGPREGLHLFSKETLESFAEKAWQRAHHPAGAVHLNLPFEEPLHLSEEEQRMIWKGWSPKIPRSSPIKPINLAMAAEGTNGVTDQAPFALDPLRPGVVIAGAWRGLSKDLFAFQQSLREWQALSGWPVLADPLSALPSDQPGLIRSWELLLATGLLGSQEQLQVLRLGPMSASRSLEAWLKSFGDGQLLITEGDSRCLDPLGLSVQWNHGLTSWWQHHHHRWIDADAASQQATKALLRKWQISDRFAQEWLDQQLPLQGAITEPALARWLSRLLPTELPIMLAASSPVRDWLAYADKSLFSRRCFSFRGASGIDGTLSLSMGLAMALGPTLLVSGDLALLHDSNGWLLAHPQRPPLVVVLIDNGGGGIFEQLLVKTAPSEAFEQLFAMPQEVDPLALAGAHNIPHRQVACLEDLPAALEWGLFQAGPVLIRVCTHRRQDSSMRQQLREGLMMHLQSISQNGHIDL, from the coding sequence TTGGCTAAGGCTCAAGCTCTGTCTCTTGCTCACAACAATCTGTTGGTTTGCCTGAGCTTGCTCGAGGCATTTCATGCCTTGGGGCTGCGCCATCTCGTGCTTTGTCCAGGCAGCCGCTCGGGTCCCCTTGCACTGGCTGCAGGAGGAATGGCACGTACCAATCGCTTGCGGCTTAGCACTGCCATTGATGAGCGCTCTGCTGCTTTCTTGGCTTTGGGTTTTAGCACTGCTACAGGCACTGCAGCAGCTGTAGTGACCACTTCGGGCACCGCTGTAGCCAACCTTTTGCCTGCAGCGGTGGAGGCTGATCGATCCTGTCAGCCCCTGTTGCTGCTCACTGCTGACCGCCCCTATCGACTCAAAGACTGCGGTGCCAATCAAACGGTGAATCAGGAGACTTTCTTGAGTCCTGCCTGTCGATGGATTGGGCAGGGCCCAAGAGAGGGGTTGCATCTTTTCAGTAAAGAAACGCTGGAATCATTCGCAGAGAAGGCCTGGCAACGAGCTCATCACCCCGCAGGGGCCGTTCATCTCAATCTGCCTTTTGAGGAACCTCTACATCTCAGTGAAGAAGAGCAGAGGATGATCTGGAAGGGGTGGTCTCCCAAGATTCCACGTTCATCTCCGATCAAGCCAATCAATCTGGCAATGGCAGCTGAGGGGACTAATGGGGTTACCGATCAGGCTCCCTTTGCATTGGATCCTTTACGACCCGGCGTTGTGATAGCTGGTGCTTGGCGAGGCCTAAGCAAAGACCTCTTTGCTTTTCAGCAATCCTTGCGGGAGTGGCAGGCCTTGAGTGGCTGGCCCGTGCTGGCCGATCCACTATCGGCTCTGCCTTCAGACCAACCTGGTCTAATCCGCTCCTGGGAGCTGCTTTTGGCTACTGGGCTTTTAGGCTCTCAGGAGCAGCTTCAAGTGCTGCGTCTAGGACCAATGTCAGCCAGTCGGAGCCTTGAGGCATGGTTGAAAAGCTTTGGTGACGGTCAGCTCCTGATTACAGAGGGAGACTCCCGTTGTCTCGATCCCCTTGGTTTGTCAGTGCAATGGAATCATGGATTGACGAGCTGGTGGCAACACCATCACCATCGCTGGATCGATGCTGATGCAGCCTCTCAACAGGCAACCAAGGCTCTGCTGAGGAAATGGCAAATCAGCGATCGTTTTGCTCAGGAGTGGCTGGATCAGCAGTTACCCCTGCAGGGTGCCATCACAGAACCAGCCCTGGCTCGCTGGTTATCCCGTCTTCTGCCAACTGAGCTACCAATCATGTTGGCAGCGAGTAGTCCTGTGAGGGACTGGCTGGCTTATGCGGACAAGAGCTTATTTTCGAGACGATGCTTCAGTTTTCGAGGCGCGTCTGGTATCGACGGCACCCTTTCTTTAAGCATGGGTTTAGCGATGGCTCTTGGGCCCACTTTGCTTGTAAGCGGCGACCTGGCTCTCCTTCATGACAGCAATGGCTGGTTGCTTGCTCATCCCCAGCGCCCGCCTTTGGTGGTGGTGTTGATCGACAATGGTGGCGGAGGCATCTTCGAGCAACTTCTGGTGAAGACAGCTCCTAGCGAAGCATTTGAGCAGCTGTTTGCCATGCCTCAGGAGGTTGACCCTCTTGCTCTTGCAGGGGCTCATAACATTCCTCACCGTCAGGTGGCCTGTCTCGAAGACCTACCAGCAGCCTTGGAGTGGGGGCTCTTCCAGGCTGGACCTGTTTTGATACGTGTGTGCACGCATCGGCGTCAAGATTCATCGATGAGGCAACAGCTTCGCGAGGGATTGATGATGCATCTGCAGTCGATTTCCCAAAATGGCCACATTGATCTTTGA
- the lepB gene encoding signal peptidase I: MTPTPSPPRKEASGSWRSLLLWVVLALLMRWQVVEPRWIPSGSMLPTLQLKDRILVEKVRPRLARQQEQPLPLGSVVVFHPPSALLDAGYDPKAALIKRVVGRPGDQLEVHHGQLLRNEIAIKDDCRDAPMNYEMAKVTVPEHELWVMGDNRNSSLDSHLWGPLPEEAVIGTAIWRYWPLNRFGPIRFPSQGKSGSNDLAAIGSTS, from the coding sequence ATGACCCCGACACCTTCTCCTCCTCGAAAAGAAGCAAGCGGTAGCTGGCGCAGCCTGCTGCTCTGGGTAGTTCTGGCCTTGTTGATGCGCTGGCAGGTGGTGGAGCCTCGCTGGATTCCCTCCGGTTCAATGCTGCCAACCCTTCAGTTGAAGGATCGCATTCTTGTTGAGAAGGTTCGCCCTCGACTTGCACGTCAACAAGAACAGCCTTTGCCACTGGGCAGCGTGGTGGTGTTTCACCCGCCATCCGCACTACTGGATGCTGGCTACGACCCTAAAGCGGCCTTGATTAAACGCGTGGTGGGGCGTCCGGGCGATCAACTGGAAGTTCATCATGGTCAGCTCTTGCGCAACGAGATCGCCATCAAGGATGACTGCCGTGATGCACCAATGAACTACGAGATGGCGAAGGTGACCGTTCCTGAGCATGAACTTTGGGTGATGGGGGACAACCGCAATTCCAGTCTTGACTCTCATCTCTGGGGGCCATTACCAGAAGAAGCTGTGATCGGAACAGCTATTTGGAGGTACTGGCCACTCAATCGGTTCGGTCCAATACGGTTCCCCTCCCAAGGCAAGAGTGGATCAAACGACCTAGCTGCGATAGGGTCAACATCGTGA
- a CDS encoding DUF760 domain-containing protein, whose amino-acid sequence MFNPEFLTTDNSDCQDGNGLIQYLQDQSPDVLQRVAKSASNDIQDIIRHNVQGLLGMIPGEQFEVKVTASRDNLASLLASAMMTGYFLRQMEQRKELEESLFSDEAMAVDTDDLNL is encoded by the coding sequence ATGTTCAACCCGGAGTTCCTGACCACCGATAACAGCGATTGCCAGGACGGTAATGGGCTAATTCAGTACCTTCAGGATCAATCCCCTGATGTATTGCAGCGAGTTGCCAAGTCCGCCAGCAATGATATTCAGGACATTATTCGCCACAATGTTCAGGGCCTGCTGGGCATGATCCCAGGTGAGCAATTTGAAGTGAAGGTCACAGCCAGTCGAGATAATCTCGCCAGTTTGCTCGCATCAGCAATGATGACTGGATATTTCTTGCGCCAAATGGAGCAACGCAAGGAATTGGAAGAGTCGTTGTTTTCAGATGAAGCGATGGCAGTCGACACAGATGATCTCAATCTTTGA
- a CDS encoding DUF4336 domain-containing protein, with protein MTPENQAISGQVSANKTVSWLDQEWPWWPLLPLYPYGQRRTLVRELIPNQIWSFEQLQGLYYVAVPVRLTVVKVPGGLMLFNPLPPTPELRRALADLEATHGNVVTIVLPTASGLEHKLSLPAMARAFPQAEVWVCPGQWSFPISLPSSWLGIPARRTKVLQEDGFPHPDSCTWLPLGPLDLGLGRFEEVACFHRASGAVLVTDALVGIEAEPPALFDLDPTPLLFHARDRGDQPLEDSPQARRRGWARVVLFATYLKPGPLVIPPLLEVLRNAFRPGTLSPKAHFGLFPFAWQPGWEAAAQERLGKNGPLLQIAPVLERLVFPRAKDVLLEWLDEMRRLKGMRWLVSAHFSDIVAFKPHHVRDLSESISRRPWAINQASWSFLGSVDQRLLNLGVVPKDPQAAFKD; from the coding sequence ATGACTCCCGAGAATCAAGCTATTTCAGGTCAAGTGAGTGCCAATAAGACTGTCTCTTGGCTTGATCAAGAGTGGCCTTGGTGGCCGCTGTTACCTCTCTATCCCTATGGTCAGCGCCGCACCCTGGTCCGGGAACTAATACCCAATCAGATCTGGAGTTTTGAACAACTCCAAGGCCTCTATTACGTCGCTGTGCCTGTAAGGCTCACCGTGGTGAAGGTGCCAGGTGGGTTGATGTTGTTCAATCCCCTTCCGCCTACTCCCGAGTTGCGCCGAGCTCTAGCTGATCTGGAGGCCACACATGGCAATGTCGTCACGATTGTGCTCCCCACCGCGTCTGGCCTAGAGCACAAACTGTCTCTACCGGCAATGGCACGAGCCTTCCCACAGGCAGAGGTATGGGTTTGTCCTGGTCAGTGGAGTTTCCCAATTTCCTTGCCTTCATCTTGGCTGGGCATTCCAGCGCGCCGCACCAAGGTGTTGCAGGAGGACGGCTTTCCCCATCCAGACAGTTGTACTTGGCTGCCTTTAGGCCCCCTGGATTTGGGGCTTGGCCGTTTTGAAGAGGTGGCTTGTTTTCACCGAGCTTCCGGAGCTGTATTGGTAACAGATGCTCTAGTGGGCATCGAGGCAGAGCCTCCAGCTCTGTTTGATCTAGACCCCACACCCTTGTTATTCCACGCCCGTGATCGGGGTGATCAACCCCTTGAGGATTCTCCACAAGCGCGCCGCCGAGGATGGGCCCGTGTGGTGTTGTTCGCGACCTATCTGAAGCCAGGGCCGCTTGTGATTCCTCCCCTGTTGGAGGTGCTGCGCAATGCCTTCAGGCCCGGAACACTTAGCCCTAAAGCCCATTTCGGCCTGTTTCCATTCGCTTGGCAGCCCGGATGGGAAGCTGCGGCTCAGGAGCGTCTCGGGAAGAACGGCCCACTCCTACAAATTGCGCCTGTGTTGGAGCGGCTGGTATTTCCAAGAGCGAAGGACGTCTTATTGGAATGGTTGGATGAGATGCGGCGCCTGAAAGGGATGCGCTGGCTTGTGTCTGCTCACTTCAGCGACATCGTGGCCTTCAAGCCTCATCACGTTCGAGATTTAAGTGAATCTATTTCCAGACGCCCATGGGCTATCAATCAAGCCAGCTGGAGCTTTCTAGGCAGCGTTGATCAACGCCTGCTCAACCTTGGTGTGGTACCGAAAGATCCTCAGGCAGCCTTCAAAGATTGA
- a CDS encoding Nif11 family protein, giving the protein MQAAQLKVFLAKLKSEPLLQSQLTAEGADIVSIAKVASLFIDSNESTAEAVVELSDQEIQEQVFDALSKRNNPSISPIIIWAALLTVLLILVGVFLNLKY; this is encoded by the coding sequence ATGCAAGCAGCACAGCTCAAAGTTTTTCTTGCCAAGCTCAAATCAGAGCCCTTGCTGCAAAGTCAATTAACCGCTGAAGGTGCAGATATAGTTTCAATAGCAAAAGTCGCTTCGCTCTTTATTGATTCAAATGAGTCCACGGCAGAAGCTGTAGTCGAGCTCTCTGACCAGGAGATTCAGGAGCAGGTTTTTGATGCCCTCAGCAAAAGAAATAATCCCTCAATTAGCCCGATTATCATATGGGCAGCCTTGCTTACAGTACTCTTGATTTTAGTTGGTGTCTTCTTGAATCTCAAATACTGA
- a CDS encoding type III polyketide synthase translates to MPLTIRGMGTAVPEQQVNQSDSMALAELVSADSPERAALVRRIQRRTQVQNRGSVLLGDDASEPISKRLPFYGAKSPTTAARMNEFDHHASALAINACRLALEEAELAADVITHLVTVCCTGFKAPGVDLALIDQLELDPGVQRTHVGFMGCHGALNGLRVARAFAEADANAVVLLCSVELCSLHLHYGWDPEKVVANALFADGAAALVASQALAESKQSLTLKASGSTVIPNTSSLMHWQVGDHGFAMGLSPQVPEAIADALQPWLSSWLRGHGSDLTEIRSWALHPGGPRILQACADALALKHEHLAESRSILQAHGNMSSATVLFILERMRHKACSGPCLALAFGPGLCAEVALFDLCNSN, encoded by the coding sequence ATGCCTCTGACCATTCGCGGCATGGGAACTGCAGTGCCGGAACAACAAGTCAATCAGAGCGATTCCATGGCGCTTGCCGAGTTGGTCAGTGCCGACAGTCCCGAACGAGCGGCACTGGTCCGCCGGATTCAGCGACGAACTCAGGTTCAGAACAGGGGCAGCGTTCTGCTGGGAGACGACGCGAGTGAGCCGATCAGCAAGCGTTTGCCCTTCTACGGGGCCAAAAGCCCCACGACTGCCGCAAGGATGAACGAGTTTGATCACCATGCTTCAGCGCTAGCAATCAATGCATGCCGTCTTGCCCTCGAGGAGGCCGAGCTAGCCGCTGATGTGATCACTCATCTTGTGACCGTTTGCTGTACCGGATTCAAGGCTCCGGGTGTTGACCTTGCTCTGATCGACCAACTTGAACTTGACCCCGGTGTTCAGAGGACCCATGTGGGATTCATGGGCTGTCACGGTGCCTTGAACGGTCTACGTGTGGCGCGGGCGTTCGCTGAAGCTGATGCCAACGCTGTAGTGCTGCTGTGTTCTGTCGAACTGTGCAGTCTCCATCTTCATTACGGCTGGGACCCCGAGAAGGTGGTAGCCAACGCCCTGTTCGCGGATGGAGCCGCAGCTTTGGTTGCTTCTCAAGCTTTGGCGGAATCGAAGCAATCTCTGACCCTGAAGGCTTCTGGCTCCACCGTGATTCCAAACACCAGCAGTCTGATGCATTGGCAGGTCGGAGATCATGGTTTCGCTATGGGTTTATCACCACAGGTGCCAGAGGCGATAGCTGATGCATTGCAACCTTGGCTGAGCAGTTGGTTGAGGGGCCATGGATCCGATCTGACTGAAATCCGCAGCTGGGCCCTCCACCCTGGGGGGCCGAGGATCCTGCAGGCCTGCGCCGACGCCTTGGCCCTCAAGCATGAGCACCTGGCTGAATCCAGGTCCATCCTTCAAGCTCACGGCAACATGTCTTCGGCCACCGTTCTTTTCATTCTTGAACGCATGCGTCATAAGGCTTGCAGCGGACCTTGCCTGGCACTCGCCTTTGGTCCCGGCCTTTGTGCCGAAGTGGCGTTGTTCGATCTTTGCAACAGCAACTGA
- a CDS encoding NAD(P)/FAD-dependent oxidoreductase has translation MPESWDVLVVGAGPAGGLAALDCARRGLKVLLVEKRAFPRWKVCGCCFNKQAQATLASLGQNDLIIDRGGVRLQTLRLGLNGRQTSLAIPDGFALSRERFDQALMDAVVEAGASVRCQMSAGVEEVQPGWRIVRLKDQRSGQQNHVRARVVLVAAGLAQRCLPEQDTGITRIRSRSRVGAGCVLVDDEKHYAAGAIHMAIGERGYVGLVRREDGLLNLAAAFDRQAIAHGQGAAGATQDVLMQAGFPPPAALRQGRWQLTPALSRGAEVVAGERFLVMGDAAGYVEPFTGEGIAWALTAGAAAAPFVEEGLLRWSHDLEKRWTRELKLRIGRRQRICRTLAMVLRQPKPTRALFELSSRWPALSERIVASLNHVTLPSAGSQQCL, from the coding sequence ATGCCGGAGTCGTGGGATGTACTGGTGGTTGGGGCCGGTCCTGCAGGGGGACTAGCCGCCCTGGATTGCGCAAGGCGAGGATTAAAGGTGTTACTTGTGGAAAAACGCGCTTTCCCCCGCTGGAAAGTGTGTGGTTGCTGTTTTAACAAACAGGCTCAGGCGACTCTCGCCTCTCTGGGGCAGAACGATCTCATTATTGATCGCGGCGGCGTACGACTGCAAACCCTTCGCCTCGGCCTGAATGGTCGTCAAACATCTCTAGCCATTCCCGATGGTTTTGCTCTCTCCAGGGAACGGTTCGATCAGGCACTGATGGACGCGGTCGTTGAAGCTGGAGCTTCCGTTCGCTGTCAAATGAGCGCCGGGGTCGAAGAAGTCCAGCCAGGCTGGCGGATTGTGCGGCTGAAGGATCAGCGCAGCGGTCAGCAGAACCACGTCAGGGCGCGTGTCGTGCTTGTTGCAGCTGGGCTTGCCCAGCGTTGCTTGCCCGAGCAGGATACTGGCATCACCAGGATCCGTAGTCGTTCCAGGGTTGGGGCGGGTTGTGTTCTTGTTGATGATGAGAAGCACTACGCCGCAGGCGCTATTCACATGGCAATCGGCGAACGTGGTTATGTGGGTCTGGTGCGCCGAGAGGACGGTTTACTTAATCTGGCAGCCGCTTTCGATCGGCAGGCGATAGCCCATGGGCAAGGAGCGGCCGGAGCGACCCAGGATGTGCTTATGCAGGCTGGTTTCCCACCACCTGCTGCTCTGAGACAGGGGCGATGGCAGCTGACACCAGCTCTTAGTCGCGGCGCTGAAGTTGTTGCCGGAGAGCGCTTTCTGGTGATGGGTGACGCAGCGGGTTATGTGGAGCCATTTACAGGAGAAGGAATTGCCTGGGCCCTCACTGCAGGTGCCGCAGCGGCACCATTCGTTGAAGAAGGCCTCCTGCGCTGGAGCCATGATCTGGAGAAACGCTGGACGAGAGAGCTGAAGCTGCGGATCGGTCGTCGCCAGCGGATCTGTCGCACTCTGGCCATGGTGCTGAGGCAGCCAAAGCCGACGAGGGCATTGTTTGAACTGAGCAGCCGCTGGCCGGCACTGTCTGAACGGATTGTTGCCAGCCTGAACCATGTGACGCTCCCCTCCGCCGGAAGTCAGCAATGCCTCTGA
- a CDS encoding class I SAM-dependent methyltransferase, giving the protein MPWGEALNRRDRQPEVMDQPGLDPTEHARALNGLRRINAISRCSAGLFQSIQALAIRHPETPLRVLELACGGGDTAIDLALMAQRQGLKLEIQACDFNPEAVRIARANAWKRNAKLTFFSADALSENVDDEWFDVVFCTLFTHHLDDSDVERLLARMATRARRLVLVNDLIRSRLGYVMAWAGTRLLSRSWVVHTDGPLSVRAAFRPAEIMALARRAGLEGVQLNRCWPERYLLSWERH; this is encoded by the coding sequence ATGCCCTGGGGTGAGGCTCTCAACCGGCGTGATCGTCAACCGGAAGTCATGGATCAGCCAGGGCTTGATCCCACTGAACATGCCAGGGCCTTAAACGGCTTGCGTCGCATCAATGCCATCAGCCGCTGTTCTGCAGGTCTATTCCAATCCATTCAGGCTCTAGCCATCCGCCACCCCGAGACTCCCCTACGGGTGCTCGAGCTCGCCTGCGGAGGTGGAGACACAGCGATCGATCTTGCTCTGATGGCACAGCGCCAGGGCCTGAAGCTCGAGATTCAAGCCTGTGATTTCAACCCAGAAGCCGTGCGTATTGCCCGTGCCAATGCATGGAAACGGAATGCCAAATTGACATTCTTCTCTGCCGACGCACTCTCTGAAAACGTTGATGATGAATGGTTCGATGTGGTGTTCTGCACCCTTTTCACCCATCACTTAGACGACAGCGACGTGGAACGGCTTCTCGCCAGAATGGCAACAAGGGCCCGCAGGCTTGTGCTGGTTAATGATCTGATCCGCAGTCGTCTGGGCTACGTGATGGCCTGGGCTGGAACACGTCTCCTGAGTCGCTCCTGGGTGGTCCATACCGATGGCCCCCTTTCGGTTCGTGCCGCTTTCCGTCCTGCGGAAATCATGGCTTTAGCCCGGCGCGCAGGTTTGGAGGGTGTTCAACTGAATCGCTGCTGGCCTGAGCGTTACCTGCTCAGCTGGGAGCGACATTGA
- a CDS encoding metal ABC transporter permease, translating into MTELLATATTLSWLLEPLSHEFMVRALVVSALVGGVCGLLSCYMTLKGWALMGDAVSHAVMPGVVVAYALGLPFSIGAFVFGVGSVALIGFVKQKSRVKEDTVIGLVFTGFFALGLVLVSKTRSNIDLTHILFGNVLGISMADIQQTLLISGIVVAILLVLRRDFMLFCFDPTHARSIGINTGLLHYLLLSVLSLAAVAGLQTVGIILVVAMLITPGATAYLLTDRFDRMTLLAILSSALSSVLGVYISYWTDSSTAGCIVLVQTVLFLLTFLFSPRYGILKVQRSLAP; encoded by the coding sequence ATGACAGAGCTTCTTGCAACAGCGACAACGCTGTCTTGGTTATTGGAACCCCTTAGTCATGAGTTCATGGTGCGTGCCTTGGTGGTGAGCGCTCTTGTTGGAGGGGTATGTGGACTGCTCTCCTGCTACATGACCCTCAAGGGCTGGGCGTTAATGGGCGATGCGGTCTCCCATGCCGTGATGCCCGGAGTGGTTGTGGCCTATGCCCTGGGGTTGCCGTTCTCGATAGGGGCCTTTGTCTTTGGCGTGGGGTCGGTGGCTTTGATTGGCTTTGTAAAACAGAAGTCACGGGTCAAGGAAGACACTGTGATTGGCCTTGTCTTTACAGGTTTTTTTGCGCTCGGATTGGTACTGGTATCCAAAACCAGAAGCAACATCGACCTCACCCATATTCTTTTTGGCAATGTGCTCGGAATCTCAATGGCTGATATCCAGCAAACACTTTTGATTTCTGGAATTGTGGTGGCAATTCTGTTGGTTCTTCGCAGGGATTTTATGTTGTTCTGCTTTGATCCAACCCATGCACGATCGATCGGCATAAATACAGGACTACTACATTATTTGCTGTTATCAGTGTTATCACTTGCTGCTGTTGCTGGTCTACAGACCGTAGGCATCATTCTGGTGGTTGCGATGTTAATCACTCCTGGCGCTACGGCCTATCTACTCACAGACCGCTTTGATCGGATGACTTTGCTCGCAATCCTCAGCAGTGCCCTTTCAAGTGTTCTAGGGGTCTACATCAGCTATTGGACCGATAGTTCCACTGCAGGCTGCATTGTGCTGGTGCAGACCGTTCTTTTCCTGCTGACTTTCTTATTCTCCCCTCGATACGGCATTTTGAAAGTTCAGCGTTCACTTGCTCCATAG
- a CDS encoding metal ABC transporter ATP-binding protein — protein sequence MDQCRSIPFGDRLRIEADQICVDYNGVVALYDASLHLRAGCICGLVGMNGSGKSTLFKALMGFVRPSRGTIQINGLSVPRAQRDQAVAYVPQSEEIDCSFPISVWEVVMMGRYGSMNLLRIPRESDRLAVWHALERVELLDLRHRPIGALSGGQRKRAFLARAIAQRASVLLLDEPFNGVDVRTEKLMAELFLQFRHEGHTILISTHDLSHVREFCDLVVLINKTVLAYGETAEVFTPENLAMTFGGMVPNVLSGGPTSTEDFKQ from the coding sequence ATGGATCAGTGTCGTTCAATTCCTTTCGGCGATCGCCTGCGCATTGAGGCCGATCAAATTTGCGTGGATTACAACGGCGTCGTGGCGCTTTATGACGCCAGCCTGCATTTGCGGGCTGGCTGCATCTGCGGGCTAGTTGGAATGAATGGTTCTGGCAAGTCAACCCTTTTCAAGGCCCTGATGGGTTTTGTAAGACCATCAAGAGGAACGATCCAAATCAATGGGCTATCAGTTCCCCGTGCCCAGCGCGATCAGGCTGTTGCCTACGTCCCTCAGAGCGAGGAAATCGATTGCTCGTTCCCAATAAGCGTCTGGGAAGTGGTGATGATGGGTCGCTATGGCTCGATGAATCTCTTACGCATCCCTAGGGAATCAGATCGATTGGCGGTTTGGCATGCCCTCGAACGGGTGGAGCTCCTCGACTTGAGACATCGCCCCATTGGGGCCCTCTCCGGCGGCCAGCGCAAGCGGGCATTCCTGGCCCGCGCAATTGCCCAGCGCGCCTCTGTACTCCTACTCGATGAGCCATTTAACGGTGTTGATGTACGAACCGAAAAGCTCATGGCGGAGCTGTTCCTTCAGTTTCGTCATGAGGGTCACACCATCTTGATCTCCACCCATGACCTCAGTCATGTGCGCGAGTTCTGCGATCTGGTGGTACTCATCAACAAGACGGTGCTTGCCTATGGCGAAACGGCAGAGGTCTTTACTCCAGAGAACCTCGCCATGACATTCGGCGGCATGGTTCCGAACGTCCTGAGCGGTGGTCCGACCTCCACGGAGGACTTCAAGCAATGA
- a CDS encoding metal ABC transporter substrate-binding protein: protein MKYPLRVLWCERTYHVSQLISGRQAVRFVLSFCCLALLGACTPPTRMASQSQAQDSGKPLVLTTFTVLADMARNVAGDRLQVRSIVKQGAEIHGYQPTPSDLAQAVGADLIVENGFGLELWARKFTAAAGKVSTLTLSEGMEPLLIEGDAYAGKPNPHAWMSPQRAMQYVDQLVKAFSRIDPEGAKTFAINGRRYKDQLQKLDDELRTSLATIPAKRRLLVTCEGAFTYLAKDYGMEEAYLWPVNAESEVTPQRMAKLIETVKLREVPAIFCESTVSDKAQREVARASGARFGGTFFVDSLSQADGPASTLLDLQRHNVDLILDELVPVNREK, encoded by the coding sequence ATGAAATACCCCCTGAGAGTCCTTTGGTGCGAACGGACCTATCACGTGTCTCAATTGATCTCTGGGCGTCAAGCCGTCCGTTTTGTACTTTCCTTCTGCTGCCTTGCACTTCTAGGTGCCTGCACACCACCAACCAGGATGGCGAGCCAGTCCCAGGCCCAAGACTCAGGCAAACCTCTTGTGCTCACCACCTTCACGGTGCTGGCAGACATGGCACGCAATGTTGCCGGCGACCGTTTACAGGTGCGCTCCATCGTCAAGCAGGGCGCTGAAATTCATGGTTATCAGCCCACGCCAAGTGACCTGGCCCAAGCTGTTGGTGCAGATTTGATTGTCGAAAATGGCTTTGGGCTGGAACTCTGGGCGCGCAAGTTCACTGCCGCTGCTGGCAAGGTCTCAACGCTGACTCTTAGTGAGGGGATGGAGCCACTGTTAATTGAGGGGGATGCCTACGCAGGCAAGCCCAATCCTCATGCCTGGATGTCTCCGCAACGGGCGATGCAATACGTCGATCAACTGGTGAAAGCCTTTAGCAGGATTGATCCAGAAGGTGCCAAGACCTTTGCCATTAATGGTCGTCGCTACAAAGACCAGCTCCAAAAACTTGATGATGAACTAAGGACATCTCTGGCAACGATTCCAGCCAAACGTCGTTTACTGGTCACCTGTGAGGGAGCCTTCACCTACTTGGCAAAGGATTACGGCATGGAGGAGGCTTACCTTTGGCCTGTCAATGCAGAGAGTGAGGTCACACCTCAACGTATGGCCAAACTCATCGAGACCGTCAAGCTGCGTGAAGTGCCAGCGATCTTCTGCGAAAGCACTGTCAGCGACAAGGCTCAGCGTGAGGTCGCACGGGCTAGCGGCGCTCGCTTTGGCGGTACATTCTTTGTTGATTCTCTTTCGCAAGCCGATGGGCCGGCCTCGACCTTGCTCGATCTTCAACGACATAACGTCGATCTGATTCTGGATGAATTGGTACCAGTCAATCGCGAAAAATAA